A genomic segment from Nicotiana tabacum cultivar K326 chromosome 7, ASM71507v2, whole genome shotgun sequence encodes:
- the LOC107784827 gene encoding LIM domain-containing protein PLIM2b-like — MAFTGTLDKCSACDKTVYFVDLLSADGVTYHKSCFKCSHCKGTLVMSNYSSMEGVLYCKTHFEQLFKESGNFTKNFQNSKAERQNSLTRAPSKLSAMFSGTQDKCAACDKTVYPLEKVTMEGESFHKSCFKCAHGGCPLTHATYASLDGNLYCKHHFAQLFMEKGNYQHVLKAVNNKKSSAAVTPVNDTEENAAEEENNKEPENSEEPQQQS; from the exons atggcATTCACAGGAACTTTGGATAAATGCTCAGCTTGTGATAAGACTGTTTACTTTGTTGATTTGTTGTCTGCGGATGGTGTTACTTATCATAAATCCTGCTTCAAATGTAGCCATTGCAAAGGCACTCTTGTG ATGAGCAACTACTCTTCCATGGAAGGAGTCCTCTACTGCAAGACTCATTTCGAACAGCTTTTTAAGGAATCTGGAAACTTTACCAAGAATTTTCAGAATT CTAAGGCTGAGAGGCAAAATTCACTG ACAAGGGCTCCAAGCAAACTATCTGCTATGTTCTCTGGAACCCAAGATAAATGTGCTGCTTGCGATAAAACTGTTTATCCACTTGAAAAG GTGACAATGGAAGGAGAATCATTCCACAAGTCATGTTTCAAGTGTGCACATGGAGGGTGTCCACTTACCCATGCAACATATGCTTCCCTTGATGGAAATCTCTATTGCAAACACCATTTTGCTCAGCTCTTCATGGAAAAAGGAAATTACCAACATGTCCTCAAAGCTGTTAATAATAAGAAGAGTAGTGCTGCTGTGACACCAGTAAATGACACTGAAGAAAATGCAGCTGAAGAAGAGAATAATAAGGAGCCTGAAAATTCAGAGGAaccacaacaacaatcataa